A portion of the Bacteroides faecium genome contains these proteins:
- a CDS encoding sigma-70 family RNA polymerase sigma factor, giving the protein MTVEEAILSHDMEDIINRMILYAKEKIKLLDIKNLQGKEPFDFVQDILCKSLESKRNWDETKCSFVEFLFGCLKSEISNFYSSKQIFHQDIPDNLSEKNESVDEEIQEITKVLKQEGADDDEIILFTYWVDGICKPTAISEDLGVEVKEILNITKRLKRRLLKVQPKVRQLI; this is encoded by the coding sequence ATGACTGTTGAAGAGGCTATATTATCCCATGATATGGAAGATATTATAAATAGGATGATCCTATATGCAAAAGAAAAAATCAAGTTGTTAGACATCAAAAACTTGCAAGGGAAAGAACCTTTCGATTTTGTGCAAGATATTTTGTGTAAGTCGCTTGAAAGTAAACGAAATTGGGATGAAACCAAATGTAGTTTTGTTGAATTCTTATTCGGTTGTTTGAAAAGTGAGATTAGTAATTTCTATTCATCCAAACAGATATTTCATCAAGACATTCCAGATAACCTTTCAGAAAAAAATGAAAGTGTAGATGAAGAAATTCAAGAAATCACCAAAGTATTAAAACAAGAGGGAGCAGATGATGATGAAATTATTTTGTTTACATATTGGGTGGATGGTATTTGTAAACCAACTGCTATTTCTGAAGACCTCGGAGTTGAAGTAAAAGAGATTTTAAATATTACGAAACGGCTAAAAAGACGGTTATTGAAAGTTCAACCAAAAGTAAGACAACTCATATGA
- a CDS encoding ParA family protein — MGSDGVIAAISALDYLFVPIKADRLVLESTLNFATTINDRLIKTGLSSLKRLCLFWNMVDRRERTTLYNIYQQGFSLLGLDCLQTRIPVRSNFTKDLSSTGGPVYRSTLFAPDAAFTRECGFDIFMDEVMGILKNE; from the coding sequence ATGGGTAGCGACGGGGTTATCGCCGCAATCAGTGCGCTCGATTATCTGTTCGTACCGATAAAGGCAGACCGTCTCGTGCTGGAAAGCACACTGAACTTTGCTACTACCATTAATGACCGCCTGATAAAGACCGGCTTGTCTTCTCTGAAAAGGCTGTGTCTGTTCTGGAACATGGTGGATCGAAGAGAACGCACGACATTGTATAACATCTACCAGCAGGGGTTCTCCCTGTTAGGGCTGGACTGCCTCCAAACACGTATTCCCGTGCGCAGTAACTTCACTAAAGACTTGTCCTCCACGGGCGGCCCCGTTTACCGAAGTACGCTGTTCGCTCCCGATGCGGCCTTCACCAGAGAGTGCGGCTTTGATATATTCATGGATGAAGTCATGGGAATACTTAAAAACGAATAG
- a CDS encoding SAVED domain-containing protein: MSVTSISSKNKNLLWAVSAGRCEYIGCNKVLHTDILTNKKCNSAYIAHIVGDEPTGPRGDIKRSKLLANDINNLMLLCDTHHRMVDEDEITYTEPCLLEMKRQHEERIRRITDIAPNMSSEIILYGANIGINNSPLSYQSACEALLYDYYPASDNAIELRMKNVPFTDDTDTYWMMEEANLYEQFKLQIKPRLMQGNADHYSVFALAPQPLLIKLGVLLNDLNDVKVYQKHREPSTWKWQSVSNNIEYVLHEPANKTKIPVLVFSLSATVTHDRIQKALGENTSIWEITISGTPNNDFLKTETLLSEFRRTVRSAFDKIKFHHGCTELHIFPAMPVSASVELGRVWMPKVDMPMAIYDANKLKNDFYKTITIK, translated from the coding sequence ATGAGTGTAACAAGTATTTCTTCAAAGAATAAAAATCTTCTTTGGGCGGTATCTGCGGGAAGATGTGAATATATAGGATGTAACAAGGTTTTGCATACGGATATTCTGACTAACAAAAAGTGTAATAGTGCCTATATCGCCCATATCGTTGGTGATGAACCCACCGGGCCACGAGGCGATATAAAACGTTCTAAGTTATTAGCAAATGACATCAACAACTTAATGTTACTTTGTGATACACATCACAGAATGGTAGATGAGGATGAAATTACATATACCGAACCGTGCCTTCTTGAGATGAAGCGGCAACATGAAGAACGTATTAGACGAATAACGGACATAGCTCCAAATATGTCCAGTGAAATAATTTTATATGGAGCGAACATAGGAATTAACAACTCTCCCTTATCTTACCAATCAGCATGTGAAGCATTATTATATGATTATTATCCAGCAAGCGATAATGCTATAGAATTAAGAATGAAGAATGTGCCGTTTACGGATGATACTGACACTTATTGGATGATGGAAGAAGCTAATCTTTATGAACAGTTTAAGCTACAAATAAAGCCACGATTGATGCAAGGAAATGCTGACCATTATTCTGTATTTGCACTCGCACCGCAGCCACTACTTATAAAATTGGGAGTTTTATTGAATGATTTGAATGATGTAAAAGTATATCAAAAACATAGGGAACCTTCTACGTGGAAGTGGCAGTCGGTATCCAATAATATAGAGTATGTTCTACATGAACCTGCTAATAAAACGAAAATTCCCGTACTCGTATTTAGTTTAAGTGCAACAGTGACACATGATAGAATACAAAAAGCTCTTGGAGAAAATACAAGTATATGGGAAATCACAATAAGTGGTACACCCAACAATGATTTCTTAAAAACAGAAACATTATTATCTGAATTTCGTCGTACGGTCAGAAGTGCTTTTGACAAAATCAAATTTCATCATGGTTGTACGGAATTACACATTTTTCCAGCTATGCCAGTATCCGCATCTGTTGAATTGGGTAGAGTGTGGATGCCCAAAGTTGATATGCCTATGGCAATCTATGATGCGAATAAGTTAAAAAACGATTTTTATAAAACAATAACAATAAAATAA
- the traJ gene encoding conjugative transposon protein TraJ: MVLLSIDWTNLHELLRSLYDEMMPLCEDMASVAKGVAGIGALFYVAYRVWQSLSRAEEIDVFPLFRPFVLGLCIMFFPTMVLGTINGILSPVCSATSSLVEQQTFDMKKYQEEKDELEREAMLRDPAKAFLVSDEEFDKKIDELGWSLGDMDTMINMYGQKAVYDMGEKVRQWFRELLELFFQAASLLIDTLRTFFLIVLSILGPISFALAVYDGFQSTLTTWLSRYICIYLWLPVGDLFGAILSRIQVLMLQQDIKQMQDPTFIPDASNSVYCIFMIIGIIGYFCVPTVSSWIIQAGGAGAYGQKANGAGKIAGNGAAAVGGAVGGSVAGRIKKMF; encoded by the coding sequence ATGGTATTACTATCAATAGACTGGACGAACCTGCATGAGTTGTTGCGTTCGCTTTACGATGAAATGATGCCGCTGTGCGAGGATATGGCCAGTGTGGCGAAGGGAGTGGCCGGTATCGGTGCCCTGTTCTACGTGGCCTACCGGGTGTGGCAGTCCCTTTCAAGGGCGGAAGAGATAGACGTGTTCCCACTCTTCAGACCATTTGTGCTGGGCCTTTGCATCATGTTCTTTCCTACTATGGTGCTGGGGACAATCAACGGGATTCTTTCCCCCGTATGCAGTGCCACTTCCTCACTGGTGGAACAGCAGACTTTCGACATGAAGAAGTATCAGGAAGAGAAGGACGAACTGGAACGGGAAGCGATGCTCCGTGACCCGGCAAAGGCTTTCCTTGTGAGTGATGAGGAATTTGACAAGAAGATAGACGAGCTTGGCTGGTCGCTGGGAGACATGGACACGATGATAAACATGTACGGGCAGAAGGCGGTGTATGACATGGGGGAAAAGGTGAGGCAATGGTTCCGGGAACTGCTGGAACTCTTCTTTCAGGCAGCCTCGCTGCTGATAGACACGCTGAGGACTTTCTTCCTGATTGTCCTGTCCATACTGGGGCCTATCTCTTTTGCACTGGCCGTCTATGACGGGTTCCAGAGTACACTCACCACATGGTTGTCACGCTATATCTGTATTTACTTATGGCTGCCCGTGGGCGACCTGTTCGGCGCTATCCTCTCACGCATACAGGTTCTGATGTTGCAGCAGGATATCAAACAGATGCAGGACCCGACGTTCATACCGGACGCATCCAACAGTGTGTATTGTATATTCATGATTATCGGTATCATCGGTTATTTCTGCGTTCCCACGGTGTCCTCGTGGATTATCCAGGCAGGCGGTGCGGGAGCTTACGGGCAGAAGGCCAACGGTGCCGGGAAAATAGCCGGAAACGGTGCGGCGGCAGTCGGTGGAGCAGTCGGCGGATCGGTAGCCGGACGCATCAAGAAAATGTTCTAA
- a CDS encoding DUF4141 domain-containing protein, translated as MKKRLLILFMAMLSLSVTVKAQWAVFDPSNFAQSIVNSANEIIETSSTAENMINNFKETVKIYEQGKRYYDALKSVHDLVKGARKVQQTILLVGDISDIYVTNFNTMMGDPNFTVEELSAIAFGYNRLLEESSNLLLDLKEVTTATGLSMTDKERLDIINRIYGEVLEYKNLTWYYTRKNIGISYLRSKKKGDSQRVLALYGTHDQRYW; from the coding sequence ATGAAAAAGAGACTACTAATTCTATTCATGGCAATGCTTTCCCTTTCAGTGACAGTCAAGGCACAATGGGCAGTTTTCGACCCCAGCAACTTTGCGCAAAGTATCGTAAATTCTGCCAACGAAATCATAGAAACCTCCTCCACCGCTGAAAATATGATTAATAATTTCAAGGAAACGGTAAAGATTTATGAGCAGGGAAAGCGTTATTATGATGCGCTGAAATCGGTGCATGACCTTGTAAAAGGCGCCCGGAAAGTTCAACAGACTATCCTTCTGGTAGGTGACATCAGCGATATTTACGTGACCAATTTCAATACGATGATGGGCGACCCGAACTTCACCGTGGAAGAACTCTCGGCCATTGCTTTCGGGTATAACCGGCTACTTGAAGAAAGCAGTAACCTGCTGCTGGACTTGAAGGAAGTGACTACGGCTACCGGACTCTCGATGACCGACAAGGAACGACTGGACATCATCAACCGGATATACGGCGAAGTGCTGGAATACAAGAACCTGACATGGTACTATACCCGAAAGAACATCGGCATATCGTACCTGCGAAGCAAGAAAAAGGGGGATTCCCAGCGGGTGCTTGCCCTGTACGGGACACACGACCAGCGTTACTGGTAA
- a CDS encoding DUF3408 domain-containing protein, giving the protein MAKKTNGQNPVDEAYLRSLMAGGPSEPPSSPAPSITGESGGNRATALSDEKGKADNNVNGTVRDISGTDDTDCSELVTDKPSPKTIRTALADFIRKFLTPYKCEGRQGVYIDKELHQKISVIVGIAGKRQLTVGNYIDNVLKEHFEKHADEVKTYLQKSYNKIF; this is encoded by the coding sequence ATGGCAAAGAAAACAAACGGACAGAATCCGGTGGACGAAGCGTATCTGCGTAGTCTGATGGCAGGGGGGCCTTCGGAGCCTCCTTCATCTCCGGCCCCTTCCATTACCGGAGAGAGCGGCGGAAATAGAGCAACCGCTTTATCCGATGAAAAAGGAAAAGCGGATAACAATGTGAATGGAACAGTAAGGGATATTTCCGGTACGGATGATACCGACTGTTCGGAATTGGTTACGGATAAACCGTCACCGAAAACGATTCGCACCGCATTGGCCGACTTTATCCGTAAGTTCCTCACACCTTATAAATGCGAAGGCAGACAGGGGGTATATATAGACAAGGAACTGCACCAGAAAATATCCGTTATTGTAGGGATTGCCGGTAAACGGCAGTTGACGGTAGGCAACTATATAGATAATGTATTGAAAGAGCATTTCGAAAAACATGCGGATGAGGTGAAGACCTATCTCCAAAAGAGTTATAACAAAATATTTTAG
- a CDS encoding DUF4134 domain-containing protein, whose translation MKKKRLIMMLAAVAAASAAMAQGNGQAGITEATQLVTGYFDPGTKLIYAIGAVIGLVGGVKVYQKFSSGDPDTSKTASSWFGACIFLIVAATILRSFFL comes from the coding sequence ATGAAAAAGAAAAGATTGATTATGATGCTGGCCGCTGTTGCGGCGGCAAGTGCGGCAATGGCGCAAGGAAACGGGCAGGCAGGTATCACCGAAGCGACACAACTCGTGACCGGATATTTCGATCCCGGCACAAAACTGATTTATGCAATCGGTGCTGTAATCGGCCTCGTCGGTGGAGTCAAGGTATATCAGAAGTTCAGTTCGGGCGACCCCGACACGAGTAAAACTGCCAGTTCGTGGTTCGGAGCCTGTATCTTTCTGATAGTCGCCGCCACCATTCTGAGGTCGTTCTTCCTCTAA
- a CDS encoding conjugal transfer protein TraA: protein MKGLNVAVVDCDYPQHSIIKQKKRDMEVVKTVPVYQSLLVEQSERLNKRAYPVIGSNPADCMAD from the coding sequence GTGAAAGGACTGAATGTAGCTGTGGTAGATTGTGACTATCCGCAGCACTCAATCATCAAACAGAAAAAACGGGATATGGAAGTGGTAAAGACTGTTCCCGTTTATCAGAGTCTGCTTGTTGAACAGTCGGAACGGCTGAACAAGAGGGCTTATCCGGTTATCGGCAGTAACCCGGCAGACTGCATGGCGGACTGA
- a CDS encoding conjugative transposon protein TraM has protein sequence MTQSDKKEEKDKETQKATPVSEKEKRLSGKAADKLKFYGVVAFLSLLCAGFIWFIFKPGAPETAEGTSGINTTIPDAIAPETMADKQKAYELEAMKKRRQEKVRTLQDVAGDYLMPDTTGGMKPEEDAPKADAVRESREKQRQISRQITSFYQEPKESPRVDELERQVKELNEKLERERKGQDPLELMEKSYEMAARYFPGQTGGQVKNIQPAGGSSGNPAAIAAGRATENVVSSLAAPPVSDTIPRNYGFATAVGGGQLAGANTIRACVAEDQTVTTGA, from the coding sequence ATGACACAATCCGATAAGAAAGAAGAAAAGGATAAGGAAACGCAGAAGGCGACACCCGTATCCGAAAAGGAGAAGAGGTTAAGCGGCAAGGCCGCCGACAAGCTGAAATTCTATGGTGTGGTGGCATTCCTTTCCCTGCTTTGCGCCGGGTTCATCTGGTTTATTTTCAAGCCGGGCGCACCTGAAACGGCGGAAGGAACGTCGGGCATCAATACAACGATACCCGACGCTATCGCACCCGAAACGATGGCCGACAAACAGAAGGCTTACGAACTGGAAGCAATGAAAAAACGCAGGCAGGAGAAGGTAAGAACCTTGCAGGATGTGGCCGGGGACTACCTGATGCCGGATACTACGGGCGGAATGAAACCGGAAGAAGATGCACCCAAAGCGGATGCTGTCCGGGAGTCCAGAGAGAAACAACGGCAGATTTCAAGGCAGATCACCTCGTTCTATCAGGAACCGAAGGAGAGTCCGAGGGTGGACGAACTGGAGCGGCAGGTAAAGGAGCTTAACGAAAAGCTGGAACGTGAACGGAAAGGACAAGACCCGCTGGAACTGATGGAGAAGTCGTATGAGATGGCGGCACGCTATTTTCCCGGACAGACGGGCGGACAGGTGAAGAACATACAACCTGCGGGCGGTTCATCCGGCAATCCTGCCGCCATAGCTGCCGGACGTGCCACGGAGAATGTGGTTTCGTCACTGGCCGCACCTCCGGTATCCGACACGATACCCCGCAATTACGGTTTTGCCACTGCCGTGGGTGGCGGACAGCTTGCCGGAGCCAATACGATACGTGCCTGCGTGGCTGAAGACCAGACAGTGACCACCGGAGCATGA
- a CDS encoding ImmA/IrrE family metallo-endopeptidase — MAQKNNPQYEARNLLDKLGLDDIIDIPISDFVSGIDLIYMEEPLGNCDGKIIFGNKKTIVKVDSQIKFEQRKRFVAAHEIGHSIMHQNMTLSNDVFSNFNLFKNVEAHLKGGQQELEANLFASELLMPTKLFKEDAKGKFSPLLIKQLSEKFNSSLTATAFKYMEMNLHPICLILTEKGRVKYWKKSKDLHVFVKECTRLPPPSDSVAMEYLQQDYQFIYKFEEKAQRISKSTWFDLKSYDEDTDFYEYCIPTKTHQTVLSIIWED, encoded by the coding sequence ATGGCGCAGAAGAACAATCCACAATATGAAGCTCGGAATTTGTTAGATAAATTAGGATTAGATGATATTATAGATATCCCAATATCTGATTTTGTATCTGGGATAGACCTTATTTATATGGAGGAGCCTCTTGGTAACTGTGATGGCAAAATTATTTTTGGGAACAAAAAAACGATTGTGAAAGTTGATTCTCAAATTAAATTTGAGCAAAGAAAGAGATTTGTTGCTGCTCATGAGATAGGACATTCCATCATGCATCAGAATATGACTCTTTCTAACGATGTGTTCTCTAATTTTAATCTATTTAAAAATGTTGAAGCACATCTAAAAGGTGGACAACAAGAATTAGAAGCTAATTTATTTGCGAGTGAATTATTAATGCCAACTAAACTCTTTAAGGAAGATGCTAAAGGTAAATTTTCTCCATTATTAATAAAACAACTTTCTGAAAAGTTCAATTCCAGTTTAACAGCTACTGCTTTTAAATATATGGAGATGAATTTACACCCAATTTGCCTTATTCTAACAGAGAAAGGACGGGTCAAATATTGGAAAAAATCGAAAGATTTACACGTTTTTGTAAAAGAATGTACTAGGCTCCCTCCACCAAGTGATTCTGTTGCAATGGAATACTTACAGCAAGATTATCAATTTATATATAAATTCGAAGAAAAAGCTCAACGGATAAGTAAATCAACATGGTTTGATTTAAAATCGTATGATGAAGATACTGATTTTTATGAATATTGCATTCCGACAAAAACTCATCAAACAGTTTTGAGTATTATTTGGGAAGACTAA
- the mobB gene encoding conjugal transfer protein MobB: MENCVQAFEPYVALNSHVSKPVIHISLNPSPKDILSEEQMTVLAQEFMEKFGYGNQPYIVWLHEDINRKHMHIVSVRINEQGEKIDHNREAIRAQNICREMEVKYGLHPTLGEHGERELVSLQKVDYPKGDVKMQVKHTAHTLLECYNFHSLAEYNTLLNLYNVTAYEVRGSVDGKEYHGIMYGVLDDDGQQAGTPFKSSKFGKVFGYEALQKKFAASIEKVKRDNLAERTRKEVVKAMQGISTKEDFARRLKEADIEVIYRINPDGRLYGITFIDHAGRTVFNGSRLGKPFTANVFNELFNNPDADRKRLIPVPEQEASRQERDTKAEEKQEGAEYRQPENQSHHQSESSGSLIDTSALGAVDIFSVLMEDDHTHEYIDPAFRYGRKKKKKRRRAII; this comes from the coding sequence ATAGAAAACTGTGTACAGGCTTTCGAGCCTTACGTTGCACTCAATTCGCACGTAAGTAAGCCGGTTATCCACATCTCATTGAATCCTTCCCCGAAAGACATTCTCTCGGAGGAACAGATGACCGTATTAGCGCAGGAGTTCATGGAAAAGTTCGGGTACGGGAACCAGCCTTATATTGTCTGGCTGCACGAAGACATAAACCGCAAGCACATGCACATCGTATCGGTACGCATCAACGAGCAGGGTGAAAAGATAGACCATAACCGGGAAGCTATCCGGGCACAGAACATCTGTCGTGAAATGGAAGTGAAGTACGGGCTTCATCCCACACTCGGAGAACATGGCGAGCGGGAACTGGTAAGTCTGCAAAAGGTGGACTATCCGAAAGGTGATGTGAAAATGCAGGTAAAGCATACCGCCCACACCTTGCTGGAATGTTACAATTTCCATTCGCTTGCCGAATACAACACCCTGCTGAATCTGTACAACGTAACCGCTTACGAGGTAAGGGGAAGTGTGGACGGAAAGGAATACCACGGCATCATGTACGGAGTTTTGGACGATGACGGGCAGCAGGCGGGGACACCTTTCAAGTCCAGTAAGTTTGGCAAAGTATTCGGTTATGAAGCATTGCAAAAGAAGTTTGCCGCATCCATTGAAAAAGTAAAGAGAGACAATCTCGCCGAAAGGACACGCAAGGAAGTCGTCAAAGCCATGCAGGGCATAAGCACGAAGGAGGACTTTGCACGCAGGCTGAAAGAGGCGGATATAGAAGTCATTTACCGTATCAATCCCGATGGACGTCTTTACGGCATTACCTTTATAGACCATGCGGGCCGGACGGTATTTAACGGTTCACGTCTGGGCAAGCCCTTTACGGCCAATGTGTTCAACGAACTGTTCAACAACCCGGATGCAGACCGGAAAAGGTTGATACCGGTGCCGGAGCAGGAAGCGTCCCGGCAGGAAAGGGACACGAAAGCGGAAGAAAAGCAGGAAGGGGCAGAATACCGGCAGCCGGAAAATCAAAGTCATCATCAGAGTGAATCTTCCGGCAGCTTGATTGATACATCTGCACTCGGTGCCGTTGACATTTTCTCCGTGCTTATGGAAGACGACCATACGCACGAGTACATTGATCCGGCCTTCCGCTATGGGCGCAAGAAAAAGAAGAAGCGCAGGCGCGCTATAATATAA
- the traN gene encoding conjugative transposon protein TraN, with amino-acid sequence MKTRIILSLVMLLTVLSVKAQEPVETKIFPTNQIISPHKIEVTFQKTVHILFPSEVKYVDLGSFDIIADKATGAENVVRIKAAVKGFEGETNFSVITADGCFYSFNVVYKDEPAQLSIEMEDWLRENPEGGIAGDRMFVKLKELGGETPLVVNRIMYTLYKKNKRDIRHIGCKKYGIQTLLKGLYINNDLLYLHISLRNSSDISFDIDYIRFKVVDKKVAKRTAMQENFIEPVRAYNRLITVDGKATVRNIFVLPKLTLPDDKLLVVEVYEKGGARHQSFRIENTDLVAAKPISELHLK; translated from the coding sequence ATGAAGACAAGAATTATTTTATCATTAGTCATGCTTTTAACCGTATTGTCGGTAAAGGCGCAGGAACCGGTGGAAACAAAGATTTTCCCCACCAACCAGATTATCTCACCGCATAAGATTGAGGTGACTTTTCAGAAAACCGTACATATCCTTTTCCCTTCCGAAGTGAAATATGTGGATTTGGGCTCGTTCGACATCATAGCGGACAAGGCCACGGGAGCGGAAAATGTGGTACGCATCAAGGCGGCGGTGAAAGGATTTGAAGGGGAAACGAACTTCTCCGTCATCACTGCCGACGGTTGTTTCTATTCTTTTAATGTGGTTTATAAGGACGAACCGGCACAACTCTCCATTGAGATGGAAGACTGGCTACGGGAGAATCCCGAAGGCGGGATTGCGGGCGACCGCATGTTCGTGAAGCTGAAAGAACTCGGCGGGGAAACACCGCTGGTGGTGAACCGTATCATGTACACGCTGTATAAGAAGAACAAAAGGGACATCAGGCATATCGGTTGCAAGAAGTACGGCATACAGACACTGCTCAAAGGGCTTTATATCAACAATGACCTGCTGTACCTGCATATCTCCCTGCGCAACAGTTCGGACATATCGTTCGACATTGACTATATCCGTTTCAAAGTGGTGGACAAGAAAGTAGCCAAGCGCACGGCCATGCAGGAGAACTTCATAGAACCTGTAAGGGCATACAACCGCCTGATAACGGTGGACGGGAAAGCCACGGTGCGCAATATATTCGTGCTGCCCAAGCTCACCCTGCCGGATGACAAGCTGCTCGTGGTGGAGGTTTACGAAAAGGGCGGTGCCCGTCACCAGTCGTTCCGCATAGAGAACACAGACCTTGTGGCGGCAAAACCAATCAGTGAACTGCATCTGAAATAA
- the traM gene encoding conjugative transposon protein TraM gives MLEPLQVGGVLVPANTPLYGTVRIEGQRMAVTVSSIESGGNILPVELTAYDMDGQAGLFVPNTAERTAMKEAAANIGGNFGTSISFARSASQQLVMDVTRGVLSGGSQYLATKMREVKVAVRANYQLLLISKKQ, from the coding sequence TTGCTGGAACCGCTGCAAGTGGGCGGTGTGCTTGTACCTGCCAATACTCCGCTATATGGTACGGTGCGTATCGAAGGGCAGCGGATGGCAGTCACAGTAAGCTCCATAGAGAGTGGCGGGAATATCCTGCCGGTGGAACTAACGGCTTACGATATGGACGGACAGGCCGGACTTTTCGTTCCGAATACCGCAGAACGTACCGCCATGAAAGAAGCCGCCGCCAATATCGGGGGCAATTTCGGAACAAGCATCTCGTTCGCACGCAGTGCCTCGCAACAACTCGTCATGGACGTGACAAGGGGCGTACTTAGCGGCGGATCACAATATCTAGCCACAAAGATGCGTGAGGTGAAGGTGGCTGTAAGGGCAAATTATCAACTTTTATTAATATCCAAAAAGCAGTAA
- a CDS encoding nucleotidyltransferase domain-containing protein has protein sequence MLTQEEKKQFGEILETLGETLDITETQYNTAVSSYGAVGEWLAKPESSLAPYKPVVRPQGSFMLGTMIKPICEDDDLDIDLVCELTGKNPRWTQYHLKQVVGNRLKANETYKNMLDGEGRRCWTLMYSDSANYHMDILPSLVCSGYNIVLEKAFSDTVLEKDYESLAIRITDNKQNNYYTDTIAENWMKSNPFGYGRWFFNAANVFSLRKSIMLAEAVSPVPKYNKEKLPLQRVIQILKRHRDIMFNGDEDKPISIIITTLASRAYNKETSIIDALTNVITNMRNYIENRYDSSVGRTIKWIPNPVNPEENFADKWVEHPQREKNFYKWLDQVEQDIQAIVQQRGLHNISESMGKPFGEKIVTKVFSELGRKNFNLRENGVLKMATGTGILSTVGSVTAAAHNFHGND, from the coding sequence ATGCTAACACAAGAAGAAAAAAAACAATTCGGTGAAATTTTAGAAACACTCGGTGAAACATTGGACATCACAGAAACCCAATATAACACCGCAGTTAGTAGTTATGGTGCAGTAGGCGAATGGTTGGCAAAACCCGAATCATCGCTTGCTCCATATAAACCAGTCGTTCGCCCGCAAGGTTCATTCATGCTTGGAACAATGATCAAACCCATTTGTGAAGATGACGATTTGGATATTGACTTAGTGTGTGAACTGACAGGCAAAAATCCACGGTGGACACAATATCATCTCAAACAAGTGGTCGGAAATCGACTTAAAGCAAACGAAACTTACAAAAATATGCTTGACGGGGAAGGGCGAAGATGTTGGACATTGATGTATTCTGATAGTGCCAATTATCATATGGATATACTTCCGAGCCTTGTTTGTAGTGGATATAATATTGTACTTGAAAAAGCCTTTTCGGATACTGTATTGGAGAAAGATTACGAATCATTGGCAATACGTATAACAGATAATAAACAAAACAACTATTATACTGATACGATTGCTGAAAACTGGATGAAAAGCAACCCCTTCGGTTATGGTAGATGGTTTTTCAATGCAGCTAATGTTTTCTCATTACGTAAATCCATAATGTTGGCGGAAGCTGTAAGTCCTGTTCCAAAATATAATAAAGAGAAGTTACCGCTTCAACGGGTTATTCAAATCCTGAAACGACATCGGGATATAATGTTTAACGGGGATGAAGATAAACCTATATCCATTATTATCACAACTTTAGCTTCTAGGGCATACAACAAAGAAACGTCTATCATAGATGCATTGACGAATGTGATTACCAATATGAGGAATTATATTGAGAATCGCTATGATTCAAGCGTAGGCAGAACTATTAAATGGATTCCAAATCCGGTAAATCCCGAAGAAAACTTTGCTGACAAATGGGTAGAACATCCGCAGCGAGAAAAGAACTTTTATAAGTGGCTCGACCAGGTTGAACAAGATATTCAAGCTATAGTTCAACAACGGGGATTGCATAATATTTCTGAATCTATGGGAAAACCATTTGGAGAAAAAATTGTAACGAAAGTTTTTTCAGAATTGGGCAGGAAAAATTTTAATCTTCGGGAAAATGGGGTATTAAAAATGGCAACAGGTACAGGGATTCTTAGTACAGTTGGTAGTGTCACCGCTGCTGCACATAATTTTCATGGTAATGATTAA